A window from Rhizobium sp. BG4 encodes these proteins:
- the cobF gene encoding precorrin-6A synthase (deacetylating) — MREIFVIGIGTGNPDHVTIQAINAMKGADCVFIPTKGAKKEELATVRREICERYLDTGKTKTIEFAVPQREIEGRSYTGSVDEWHAAIAATYAGLIAGLKPDEKAAFLVWGDPSLYDSTLRILERIRGEVEFSVSVIPGITSIQALAASHRIPVNLVGKPVEITTGRRLAETGLQADSTVVMLDGIQAFSKIDDPDAEIFWGAYLGTEDEITHSGRLGDVADDIVKMRAEARERHGWIMDIYLLRKGRDFQE, encoded by the coding sequence ATGAGAGAGATCTTCGTCATCGGCATCGGGACCGGCAATCCCGATCACGTCACCATTCAGGCGATCAACGCCATGAAGGGCGCCGATTGCGTCTTCATCCCCACCAAGGGAGCGAAGAAGGAGGAGCTCGCGACCGTGCGCCGCGAGATCTGCGAGCGCTACCTCGACACTGGTAAGACGAAGACGATCGAATTCGCCGTTCCCCAGCGCGAGATCGAGGGCCGGAGCTACACCGGGAGCGTCGACGAGTGGCACGCGGCAATCGCCGCGACCTATGCCGGGCTGATCGCCGGATTGAAGCCGGATGAAAAGGCGGCGTTCCTCGTGTGGGGCGATCCCAGCCTCTATGATAGCACGCTGCGGATTCTGGAGCGCATCCGGGGCGAAGTCGAGTTCTCGGTATCGGTCATTCCCGGGATTACCAGCATCCAGGCATTGGCGGCGAGCCACCGGATTCCGGTCAATCTCGTCGGCAAGCCGGTGGAGATCACCACCGGGCGGCGGCTCGCAGAGACGGGTCTGCAAGCCGACAGCACCGTCGTCATGCTCGACGGCATCCAGGCATTCTCGAAGATCGACGATCCCGATGCCGAGATCTTCTGGGGCGCCTATCTTGGTACCGAAGACGAGATCACCCATTCCGGCCGCCTCGGCGACGTCGCCGATGACATCGTGAAGATGCGGGCCGAAGCCCGCGAGCGGCATGGCTGGATCATGGATATCTACCTGCTGCGCAAGGGCCGCGATTTCCAGGAATAG
- a CDS encoding GbsR/MarR family transcriptional regulator has product MNLPPLVQSFVLHFGEMGSRWGINRTVGQIYALLYVSPEPLCAEEIVDALGISRSNVSMSLRELQAWNLVLMKHKPDDRRDFFSTPDDVWLILRTLAEERKKREVDPTLSVLREILMQKPASEHEQYAQQRMGEMHGLIEQLTHWYEDVKQLETERLATLLSLGAKVTKLLEAKDRVISLGRGRRPANKS; this is encoded by the coding sequence ATGAACCTTCCGCCGCTTGTCCAATCCTTCGTCCTGCATTTCGGTGAAATGGGCTCCCGCTGGGGCATCAACCGCACCGTAGGCCAGATCTACGCCCTGCTCTACGTCTCGCCGGAGCCGCTCTGCGCCGAGGAGATCGTCGATGCGCTCGGCATCTCACGCTCGAACGTATCGATGAGCCTGCGCGAGTTGCAGGCCTGGAACCTCGTGCTGATGAAACACAAGCCCGATGACCGGCGCGACTTCTTCTCGACGCCCGACGACGTCTGGCTGATCCTGCGCACGCTCGCCGAGGAGCGGAAGAAGCGCGAGGTCGATCCAACCCTTTCGGTGCTACGGGAAATCCTCATGCAGAAGCCTGCAAGCGAGCATGAGCAATATGCACAGCAGCGCATGGGCGAGATGCACGGGCTAATCGAACAGCTGACGCATTGGTATGAAGACGTAAAACAACTTGAAACCGAACGTCTCGCAACATTACTATCTCTGGGGGCAAAAGTTACGAAGCTTCTGGAAGCCAAGGACCGGGTGATTTCGCTCGGCCGCGGCCGCCGTCCTGCGAACAAGAGTTAG
- a CDS encoding precorrin-2 C(20)-methyltransferase, with protein MSTQGRLIGVGTGPGDPELLTIKAAKAIENAEVIAFFAKQGRSGNGRAIVQHLISDRAELLPLYYPVTTEIDKGEMAYQSQITGFYDASAAAVAAHLDAGKTVAILSEGDPMFYGSYMHLHVRLAHRYPTEVIPGISAMSGCWSVAGMPIVQGDDVLSVLPGTMAEAELTRRLADTQAAVIMKVGRNLPKIRRALEGAGRLKEAVYVERGTMANAAMIKLAERPDGDAPYFSLVLVPGWEASR; from the coding sequence ATGAGTACGCAAGGCCGTCTGATCGGCGTCGGCACCGGCCCGGGTGATCCTGAGCTTCTGACCATCAAGGCAGCGAAGGCGATCGAGAACGCCGAGGTCATCGCGTTCTTCGCCAAGCAGGGGCGCAGCGGCAATGGCCGCGCCATCGTCCAGCATCTGATTTCTGACCGCGCCGAGCTGCTGCCGCTCTATTATCCGGTGACGACGGAGATCGATAAGGGCGAAATGGCCTATCAGAGCCAGATCACCGGTTTCTACGATGCGTCGGCCGCTGCGGTTGCTGCGCATCTCGACGCCGGAAAGACGGTCGCGATCCTCAGCGAGGGCGATCCGATGTTCTACGGTTCCTACATGCATCTGCATGTCCGTCTTGCGCATCGCTATCCGACCGAAGTCATCCCAGGCATCAGCGCCATGTCCGGCTGCTGGTCGGTTGCGGGAATGCCGATCGTCCAAGGGGACGACGTGCTCTCCGTGCTGCCGGGCACGATGGCGGAAGCCGAGCTGACCCGCCGGCTGGCGGATACCCAGGCGGCCGTGATCATGAAGGTTGGCCGCAATCTGCCGAAGATCCGCCGGGCGCTGGAAGGCGCGGGACGCCTGAAGGAGGCCGTCTATGTCGAGCGCGGCACGATGGCGAATGCGGCGATGATCAAGCTCGCCGAGCGGCCGGATGGCGATGCGCCTTATTTCTCGCTGGTGCTCGTTCCCGGCTGGGAGGCGAGCCGATGA
- a CDS encoding cobalt-precorrin-6A reductase: MAEFRVLILGGTSEARQLAAALRKRSDADILLSLAGRTEKPSEQPVSVRIGGFGGVEGLSRFLREGEFDLLVDATHPFAARISANAAEAAEMTGIRSIALRRPLWSEEHGDRWTHAATIPEAIEALGAAPRRVFLATGRQEAHAAEAAPQNFYLVRSVDPVTPPLKLDHAVFILDRGPFALDAELSLLRDHRIDAVIAKNSGGDATYAKIEAARMLGIEVFMIGRAVAPAMKTVETVEDALAAIDHLVPPAMKRGV, encoded by the coding sequence ATGGCAGAATTCCGCGTTCTGATACTGGGCGGCACGAGCGAGGCGCGCCAGCTGGCGGCCGCGCTGCGGAAGCGCTCCGACGCAGATATCCTGCTGTCGCTTGCCGGACGTACGGAAAAACCGTCCGAACAGCCGGTTTCCGTGAGGATTGGTGGTTTCGGCGGCGTCGAAGGACTTTCGCGTTTCCTTCGCGAAGGCGAATTTGACCTGCTCGTCGATGCCACGCATCCCTTTGCCGCCAGAATTTCCGCGAATGCCGCGGAGGCTGCAGAAATGACCGGCATTCGGTCCATCGCCTTGCGCCGCCCGCTCTGGAGCGAGGAACACGGCGACCGCTGGACGCATGCCGCGACCATTCCCGAAGCGATAGAGGCACTTGGAGCTGCGCCGCGCCGCGTCTTCCTGGCGACCGGCCGGCAGGAGGCGCATGCGGCAGAGGCGGCTCCGCAGAATTTCTATCTGGTCCGCAGTGTCGATCCCGTCACGCCGCCATTGAAGCTCGATCATGCTGTTTTCATTCTCGACCGCGGCCCCTTCGCGCTGGATGCCGAGCTGTCGCTCCTGCGGGACCATCGCATCGACGCCGTGATCGCCAAGAACAGCGGCGGCGACGCCACTTATGCTAAGATCGAAGCGGCGCGCATGCTCGGCATCGAGGTTTTCATGATCGGCCGCGCCGTGGCGCCCGCCATGAAAACGGTCGAGACTGTCGAGGACGCTCTGGCGGCGATCGATCACCTCGTCCCTCCGGCGATGAAACGCGGCGTATAG
- the cydD gene encoding thiol reductant ABC exporter subunit CydD produces the protein MGSAFLDANDEPEPGAQGRGRRRSRVAKNRPGSRAAALLQTAGALLFIPQAALIALSVGRIANGGGLDAVLWPAIFIVILGITKSCLEAAGGRLAFKAARAELSRRRAAAVAALARRSPVDPSRPASGEAASVIGEQAELIVPYIARFQPARFKATAVPLVMLVCIFPISWIAALILLIAMPLIPVFMALIGWRAQAASEKQLAATGGLNGFLLDRLRGLTTIRALGAVDQTATRLRADADDLKTRTMAVLRIAFLSSAVLELFAALGVALLAVYVGFSLLGEITFGAWSGGLDLTTGLFLLLLAPAFFEPLRDLSSVWHDRASGEAALAALDGIATGGLDIVKEADGQQAARFDIELDDAGFRYAADKPLAIDAFSCRIMQGEHVALLGASGSGKSTVLALIAGLAPVSEGTVRIGGLPLGEAGDWRRHIAWIGQKPHIFAGSLAGNITLGRAGTKADDALHAARLEQVAAAYGKRPLGEGGLGLSGGEALRLAIARAACNPDISIILADEPTAHLDAATAADITDSLIHLAKGKTLVVATHDPRLAARMQRVIAIGAENLQEAAE, from the coding sequence ATGGGGAGTGCTTTCTTAGACGCGAATGACGAGCCAGAACCGGGCGCGCAAGGGCGCGGCCGTCGCAGAAGCCGCGTTGCCAAAAACAGGCCGGGATCCAGGGCTGCCGCGCTGCTGCAGACCGCGGGCGCCCTGCTGTTTATTCCGCAGGCCGCCCTCATCGCTCTTTCCGTCGGCCGTATCGCCAATGGCGGCGGGCTCGACGCTGTTCTCTGGCCTGCAATCTTCATCGTCATCCTCGGCATTACCAAGAGCTGTCTCGAGGCGGCAGGCGGCCGCCTGGCGTTCAAGGCGGCCCGCGCCGAACTCAGCAGACGCCGCGCGGCCGCTGTTGCGGCGCTTGCGCGCCGCTCGCCTGTCGATCCCTCGCGGCCCGCATCCGGCGAAGCGGCGAGCGTCATCGGCGAACAGGCCGAACTGATCGTGCCCTATATCGCCCGCTTCCAACCGGCCCGCTTCAAGGCGACGGCTGTGCCGCTGGTGATGCTTGTCTGCATCTTTCCGATTTCCTGGATTGCGGCGCTCATCCTGCTGATCGCCATGCCGCTGATCCCGGTCTTCATGGCCCTGATCGGCTGGCGTGCCCAGGCCGCCAGCGAAAAGCAGCTGGCCGCGACCGGCGGGCTGAACGGCTTCCTGCTCGACCGTTTGCGCGGGTTGACGACGATCCGCGCGCTCGGCGCCGTCGATCAGACGGCGACGCGCCTGCGCGCCGATGCCGACGACTTGAAGACCCGGACGATGGCAGTCCTCAGGATCGCCTTCCTCTCCTCCGCCGTGCTCGAGCTCTTTGCAGCACTCGGCGTGGCCCTGCTCGCAGTCTATGTCGGCTTCAGCCTGCTCGGCGAAATCACTTTCGGCGCCTGGAGCGGCGGCCTTGACCTGACGACCGGCCTCTTCCTGCTTTTGCTTGCTCCGGCCTTTTTCGAGCCGCTGCGGGACCTCTCGTCCGTCTGGCACGACCGCGCCAGCGGCGAAGCGGCGCTCGCTGCACTGGATGGAATTGCAACCGGTGGCCTGGATATCGTCAAGGAAGCAGACGGCCAACAGGCGGCGCGTTTCGATATCGAACTTGACGATGCCGGTTTCCGCTATGCCGCCGACAAGCCGCTGGCGATCGACGCGTTCAGCTGTCGCATCATGCAGGGCGAGCATGTCGCGCTGCTCGGCGCCAGCGGCAGCGGCAAATCGACCGTGCTTGCGCTGATCGCCGGGCTTGCTCCGGTTTCGGAAGGTACTGTCCGCATCGGCGGCCTGCCGCTCGGCGAGGCCGGGGACTGGCGCCGCCATATCGCCTGGATCGGCCAGAAGCCGCATATCTTTGCCGGTTCGCTCGCGGGCAACATCACGCTCGGCCGCGCAGGTACCAAGGCCGATGACGCGCTTCATGCGGCCAGGCTCGAGCAGGTTGCCGCCGCATACGGCAAACGTCCGCTCGGCGAAGGCGGCCTTGGGCTTTCGGGTGGGGAAGCGCTGCGGCTCGCGATCGCCCGCGCGGCCTGCAACCCCGATATCAGCATCATCCTGGCCGATGAGCCGACTGCGCATCTCGATGCCGCCACAGCGGCCGATATCACCGACAGCCTGATCCATCTCGCCAAGGGCAAGACGCTTGTCGTCGCCACCCACGATCCGCGGCTTGCCGCCCGCATGCAGCGGGTGATCGCCATCGGCGCGGAAAACCTTCAGGAGGCTGCGGAATGA
- the cobG gene encoding precorrin-3B synthase: MKGSAMAAATDRQIKTGDHCVPGLRRGACPTLAAPMPTGDGLLVRLRPAGGALTVGQLRALAVSALAHGNGILEITARGNLQVRGLRAESVEALAADIDTAGIIVPANPAIELSPLHGLDPAEVADPSAFEQMLRGHLHETLASPLLAPKLAILVDGRGHFCLDDMSADIRIVAVDDTRWMVAIAGTAKTAHPLFCGDAGEAVAAVGRVLDLLLARGKHSRARELDDQALAKAFPQSIAPLSFSISSKPQPGTLTLSTQKAALGLRPQFGQMQSSELIAFLANLDVSAEIRLAPDRQFLVTGLSPSEAERLTMIAGGYGLSADPHDPAANIAACAGAGFCMSGFYETRRLAARIIEHAPELLDGSLTVHLSGCAKGCAHPPPALTLVGSADGYGFSLEGKAGDAPDATIAGGGIESAIEKLAQLAGPQRQAGESAAACLKRLGAATIAKALRQD, encoded by the coding sequence ATGAAAGGTTCAGCCATGGCCGCGGCCACTGACAGACAGATCAAGACGGGCGATCATTGCGTACCGGGCCTGCGCCGCGGCGCCTGCCCGACGCTTGCCGCACCGATGCCGACAGGCGACGGATTGCTGGTGCGCCTGCGCCCTGCCGGCGGCGCACTGACTGTGGGGCAATTGCGGGCGCTCGCTGTCTCCGCACTGGCGCATGGCAACGGCATCCTCGAGATCACGGCGCGCGGCAATCTGCAGGTCCGTGGCTTGCGGGCAGAGAGCGTCGAGGCTCTGGCGGCCGATATCGATACCGCCGGTATCATTGTCCCGGCCAATCCGGCCATCGAGCTTTCGCCGCTGCATGGTCTCGATCCGGCCGAGGTGGCGGATCCATCCGCTTTCGAGCAGATGCTGCGCGGACACCTGCACGAGACGCTCGCGTCGCCCCTGCTGGCGCCGAAACTGGCGATCCTCGTCGATGGCCGCGGGCATTTTTGCCTTGACGACATGAGCGCCGATATCCGCATCGTGGCGGTCGATGACACGCGCTGGATGGTGGCGATCGCAGGGACGGCGAAAACCGCGCATCCGCTTTTCTGCGGCGATGCCGGAGAGGCCGTTGCCGCCGTTGGCCGCGTTCTCGATCTGTTGCTTGCCAGAGGCAAGCACAGCCGGGCGAGGGAGCTTGATGATCAAGCACTGGCAAAGGCCTTCCCCCAATCTATCGCCCCCCTGTCGTTCTCTATCTCCTCAAAGCCACAACCCGGCACATTGACGCTTTCCACACAAAAGGCCGCGCTCGGTCTCCGCCCGCAATTCGGCCAGATGCAGTCGAGCGAGTTGATCGCGTTTCTTGCCAATCTCGATGTGTCAGCGGAGATCCGGCTCGCGCCCGATCGCCAGTTTCTGGTCACCGGCCTGTCCCCCTCGGAGGCGGAACGCCTGACGATGATCGCCGGCGGCTACGGCCTGAGCGCCGATCCGCACGATCCTGCAGCCAATATCGCCGCCTGTGCCGGTGCCGGTTTCTGCATGTCGGGCTTCTATGAAACACGGCGGCTCGCCGCCCGGATTATCGAGCATGCGCCTGAATTGCTGGACGGCTCGCTGACCGTCCATCTCTCCGGCTGCGCCAAGGGCTGCGCCCATCCACCACCAGCGCTGACGCTCGTGGGATCGGCCGACGGCTACGGATTTTCGCTTGAAGGCAAGGCCGGTGACGCGCCTGACGCAACGATTGCTGGCGGCGGGATCGAATCCGCTATAGAGAAGCTCGCCCAGCTTGCCGGACCGCAGCGTCAGGCTGGTGAATCGGCGGCCGCCTGTCTGAAACGGCTTGGCGCCGCAACGATCGCGAAAGCGCTGCGACAGGACTAG
- a CDS encoding precorrin-3B C(17)-methyltransferase: protein MSGTLYVIGTGPGNPDQMTPEAARAVSASTDFFGYGPYLDRIDFQPYQSRHASDNREELDRANAALKMAAEGRTVCVVSGGDPGVFAMAAAICEAIDKGPAGWRGVDLVVLPGITAMLAVAARTGAPLGHDFCAISLSDNLKPWDVIEKRLALAAQAGFVIALYNPISKARPWQLGRAFELLRNELPGATPVIFGRAAGRQDERITVQPLETADAAVADMATCVIIGSPETRIVARDGKPDLIYTPRFIAGGTR from the coding sequence ATGAGCGGCACGCTCTATGTCATCGGCACCGGCCCGGGCAATCCCGACCAGATGACGCCGGAAGCGGCGCGCGCCGTTTCCGCGTCGACCGATTTCTTCGGCTACGGCCCCTATCTCGACCGGATCGATTTTCAGCCATACCAGAGCCGTCATGCCTCCGATAATCGCGAGGAACTGGACCGTGCCAATGCGGCGCTGAAGATGGCTGCCGAAGGACGCACTGTCTGCGTCGTCTCCGGCGGCGATCCCGGCGTCTTTGCCATGGCGGCGGCGATCTGCGAGGCGATTGACAAGGGACCTGCCGGATGGCGCGGTGTCGATCTCGTCGTGCTGCCCGGCATCACGGCGATGCTCGCGGTTGCCGCCCGCACCGGCGCGCCGCTGGGCCACGATTTCTGCGCCATTTCGCTGTCGGACAATCTGAAGCCCTGGGATGTGATCGAGAAGCGGCTGGCCCTTGCAGCGCAGGCGGGTTTCGTCATCGCGCTCTATAATCCGATCAGCAAGGCAAGGCCCTGGCAGCTCGGCCGTGCCTTCGAGCTTTTGCGCAATGAATTGCCGGGCGCGACGCCCGTCATCTTCGGCCGTGCCGCTGGCCGTCAGGACGAGCGCATCACGGTACAGCCGCTGGAGACGGCCGATGCCGCCGTTGCGGATATGGCGACCTGTGTCATCATCGGCTCGCCGGAAACCCGCATCGTGGCGCGGGATGGCAAGCCGGATCTGATCTATACGCCGCGTTTCATCGCCGGAGGGACGAGGTGA
- the cbiE gene encoding precorrin-6y C5,15-methyltransferase (decarboxylating) subunit CbiE, translated as MSDLPSRSEKTWLTIIGIGEDGPDGLGEEARRLIASAPVVFGGARHHALLDRLISGERLIWQSPFETSVDDIVSRRGTPVVVLASGDPFLYGVGATLSRRIAADEMRTIPAPSAFSLAASRLGWPLQDTATISLHGRPTELIMPHLHDGRRIIALTSDEKGPAELARLLTNYGFGRSRLTVLEALGGEREKVRSALAAEFALGAIDPLNVCAVEVVADEKARILPFTNGLDDGFFEHDGQITKREIRALTLSALSPRYGELLWDIGAGSGSIGIEWMLCDPSLKAIAIEQSPERAARIARNATALGVPSLALVEGTAPSAFRDLAQPDAIFIGGGGSEPGVLEAAIAALKPGGRLVANAVTLEMEALLLSEYAKRGGTLTRLEVSRAAPVGTMSGWRPAMPVTQWRWIKDLT; from the coding sequence ATGTCTGATCTGCCGTCCCGATCCGAAAAAACCTGGCTGACCATTATCGGCATCGGTGAAGATGGTCCAGACGGTCTCGGCGAAGAGGCGCGACGGCTGATTGCTTCGGCCCCGGTCGTGTTCGGCGGCGCCCGGCATCATGCGCTGCTCGATCGTCTCATTTCGGGCGAGCGGCTGATATGGCAAAGCCCGTTCGAGACGTCGGTGGATGACATCGTTTCCCGTCGCGGCACGCCTGTCGTGGTTCTCGCCTCCGGCGATCCCTTCCTCTATGGCGTCGGCGCCACGCTCTCGCGGCGGATCGCGGCGGACGAGATGCGCACGATTCCGGCTCCCTCGGCCTTCAGCCTCGCCGCCTCGCGCCTCGGCTGGCCGCTGCAGGACACTGCAACTATATCGCTGCACGGGCGCCCGACAGAACTGATCATGCCGCACCTGCATGATGGACGGCGCATCATTGCGCTGACATCGGATGAGAAGGGACCGGCGGAACTCGCCAGGCTGCTGACCAACTACGGTTTTGGCCGTTCGCGCCTGACGGTACTGGAGGCACTGGGCGGCGAGCGCGAGAAGGTTCGCTCAGCGCTCGCGGCGGAGTTCGCGCTCGGCGCTATCGATCCGCTCAATGTCTGCGCCGTCGAAGTCGTTGCTGACGAAAAGGCCCGCATCCTGCCCTTCACCAATGGTCTGGACGACGGGTTCTTCGAGCATGACGGGCAGATCACCAAGCGCGAAATCCGTGCTCTGACGCTGTCGGCGCTGTCGCCGCGCTATGGCGAGTTGCTTTGGGATATCGGCGCAGGCTCCGGCTCCATCGGCATCGAATGGATGCTCTGCGACCCCTCGCTGAAGGCGATCGCCATCGAGCAATCGCCGGAGCGCGCCGCGCGCATCGCCCGCAATGCAACCGCTCTCGGTGTGCCAAGCCTCGCACTGGTCGAAGGCACCGCGCCCTCGGCGTTCCGCGATCTCGCGCAGCCGGACGCGATCTTCATCGGCGGTGGCGGCAGCGAGCCCGGCGTACTCGAGGCGGCTATCGCCGCGCTCAAGCCGGGCGGGCGTCTCGTCGCCAATGCCGTGACGCTGGAAATGGAAGCGCTGCTGCTTTCCGAATATGCCAAGCGCGGCGGAACGCTGACGCGCCTCGAAGTTTCCCGTGCCGCCCCCGTCGGCACGATGAGCGGCTGGCGGCCGGCAATGCCGGTGACGCAATGGCGCTGGATCAAGGACCTGACATGA
- a CDS encoding DUF2938 domain-containing protein: protein MFDILWRGIVIGIGATVLMDIWAIVLNRFFGQAPANWAPVGRWFYHLKNGKVFHDSIGNAAPYEHELALGWISHYVTGIVYGLVLAIVMGQPWLAAPTFIPAWILGIVTVGAGWFLLQPGLGIGWAASKTANPNKVRVMNLIAHTVFALGLYGTALLIR from the coding sequence ATGTTCGATATTCTCTGGCGCGGCATCGTGATCGGCATCGGCGCGACTGTTCTCATGGACATCTGGGCGATCGTGCTCAATCGCTTCTTCGGGCAGGCGCCGGCCAACTGGGCGCCGGTCGGGCGCTGGTTCTATCATCTGAAGAACGGCAAGGTTTTCCACGACAGCATCGGCAATGCCGCACCTTACGAGCATGAGCTGGCGCTCGGCTGGATCAGCCATTACGTCACCGGCATCGTTTATGGCCTGGTGCTGGCAATCGTCATGGGGCAGCCCTGGCTGGCGGCGCCGACCTTCATTCCGGCGTGGATTCTCGGTATCGTCACTGTCGGCGCCGGCTGGTTCCTCCTCCAGCCCGGCCTCGGCATCGGCTGGGCGGCGTCGAAGACGGCGAACCCGAACAAAGTGCGCGTCATGAACCTGATTGCCCATACGGTGTTTGCGCTCGGGCTTTACGGAACGGCGCTGCTGATCCGTTGA
- a CDS encoding precorrin-8X methylmutase, protein MPDYDYIREGDAIYERSFAIIRSEADLSRFSPEAADVAVRMIHACGLVEAAAHFEFAPGVVTAAREALKSGAPVFCDAEMVSHGITRARLPAGNDVICTLRDPRTPELAKAKGNTRSAAAIELWRERLAGSVVAIGNAPTALFYLLELLRDGGPKPAAILGMPVGFVGAAESKDALAENSYGVPYAIVRGRLGGSAMTAAAVNALARPGL, encoded by the coding sequence ATGCCAGACTACGATTACATCCGCGAAGGCGACGCCATCTACGAGCGCTCCTTTGCGATCATCCGCAGCGAAGCCGATCTTTCGCGCTTCTCGCCTGAAGCGGCCGATGTCGCCGTGCGCATGATCCATGCCTGCGGTCTTGTCGAGGCTGCTGCTCACTTCGAATTCGCTCCCGGTGTCGTCACGGCGGCGCGTGAGGCGCTGAAATCGGGCGCGCCTGTTTTCTGCGATGCCGAGATGGTCTCGCATGGCATCACCCGCGCACGGCTCCCGGCCGGAAATGACGTGATCTGCACGCTGCGCGATCCGCGCACGCCCGAGCTCGCCAAGGCGAAGGGCAATACACGCTCTGCGGCGGCAATCGAGCTCTGGCGCGAGCGGCTGGCCGGCAGCGTCGTGGCTATCGGCAATGCGCCGACCGCGCTCTTCTATCTGCTCGAACTGCTGCGCGATGGTGGTCCCAAGCCTGCGGCGATCCTCGGCATGCCCGTCGGCTTTGTCGGCGCGGCGGAATCCAAGGATGCTCTGGCGGAGAATTCCTACGGCGTTCCCTATGCCATCGTCCGCGGCCGCCTCGGCGGCAGCGCGATGACGGCGGCCGCGGTCAATGCACTTGCGAGGCCGGGTCTATGA